One part of the Paenibacillus silvisoli genome encodes these proteins:
- the murC gene encoding UDP-N-acetylmuramate--L-alanine ligase, with protein sequence MNTAEHVHFIGIGGYGMSAIARVMLEMGYKVTGSDVARQELTEKLAAKGARIYIGHEPEHVKGADLVVYSTALPKDNVERKAAEELNIPILHRAQMLAKLMNNGKGVAVAGAHGKTTTSSMIALVMETCQIDPTYIIGGEIVNVGTNAKAGKGDYVVAEADESDGSFLQYHPTMAIVTNIEPDHLENYDGDFNKLKAAYVQFLSQVKEDGSAIVCADDANMQAMLPELVAGPLGSEGVLTYGIEQDAIYRATNIALGDRKASFDMTRHGELLGRIELSVPGRHNVYNAMATVITCMEAGLSFEAIAEAIVDFRGAKRRFQVLGEVNDILVIDDYAHHPTEIEATISAAKSTGKRIIAVFQPQRYTRTFFLLDQFSRAFTEADEVMITDIYSPAGEQQIEGVNSKKLVELIIKNSNANTSYFPTKDEVLAVLTDKVKPGDLVITMGAGDIWKVADSLAKTLRAKA encoded by the coding sequence TTGAATACGGCAGAACACGTTCATTTCATCGGAATTGGCGGTTACGGCATGAGCGCCATCGCGCGCGTCATGCTCGAAATGGGCTATAAAGTGACCGGCTCCGACGTTGCCCGGCAAGAGCTTACGGAGAAGCTAGCGGCAAAAGGAGCCCGCATCTACATCGGTCACGAGCCGGAGCATGTGAAAGGGGCCGACCTGGTCGTCTATTCGACGGCGCTTCCTAAGGATAATGTGGAACGAAAAGCGGCGGAAGAGCTGAACATTCCGATTTTGCACCGGGCTCAAATGCTGGCGAAGCTGATGAATAACGGCAAAGGCGTCGCGGTTGCAGGCGCGCACGGCAAAACGACGACATCCTCGATGATTGCGCTCGTGATGGAAACGTGCCAGATCGACCCAACTTACATCATCGGCGGCGAGATCGTGAATGTCGGCACGAACGCGAAAGCCGGCAAAGGCGACTATGTCGTGGCGGAAGCGGATGAGAGCGACGGCTCCTTCCTGCAGTATCATCCGACCATGGCGATCGTCACGAACATCGAACCGGATCATCTCGAAAACTACGATGGCGATTTCAATAAATTGAAGGCTGCCTATGTGCAGTTTCTCAGCCAAGTGAAAGAAGACGGCAGCGCGATTGTGTGCGCCGACGATGCGAACATGCAGGCGATGCTGCCGGAGCTGGTCGCAGGACCGCTTGGCAGCGAAGGCGTGCTGACGTACGGCATCGAGCAGGACGCGATCTACCGCGCGACGAATATCGCGCTCGGCGACCGCAAAGCGTCCTTCGATATGACGCGGCACGGCGAGCTTCTCGGCCGCATTGAGCTGTCCGTACCGGGACGGCACAACGTGTACAACGCGATGGCGACCGTCATTACGTGCATGGAAGCGGGCCTTTCCTTCGAGGCGATTGCCGAGGCGATCGTCGATTTCCGCGGCGCGAAACGCAGATTCCAGGTGCTGGGCGAAGTCAACGACATTCTCGTCATTGACGATTACGCGCATCATCCGACGGAGATCGAAGCGACGATCAGCGCGGCGAAATCGACGGGCAAACGGATTATTGCCGTCTTCCAGCCTCAGCGGTACACAAGAACGTTTTTCCTGCTCGATCAGTTCAGCCGTGCCTTCACGGAAGCGGATGAAGTGATGATTACGGATATTTATTCGCCGGCCGGCGAGCAGCAAATCGAAGGCGTAAACTCCAAGAAGCTGGTAGAGCTGATCATCAAGAACAGCAATGCCAACACGTCCTACTTCCCGACGAAGGACGAGGTGCTTGCGGTACTTACGGATAAGGTGAAGCCTGGCGATCTCGTCATTACGATGGGAGCGGGCGACATTTGGAAAGTGGCCGATTCGCTGGCGAAGACGCTTCGGGCGAAGGCGTAG
- a CDS encoding bifunctional folylpolyglutamate synthase/dihydrofolate synthase — protein sequence MMEQQQHAAEATAPLATYEQARDWIEGLVAFGIRPGMERIEKLMELTGHPERRLKFIHIAGTNGKGSVCAYLTSVLLRCGYDVGTYTSPYITKFTNRFQYNGADIPEETLLQLANRLKPLVEQIAATELGSPSMFEVSTALAILYYGTVAYPDFVVWETGLGGRLDVTNIVTPLVSVITNVGHDHMDILGDTIEAVTTEKAGIIKAGVPVVSAVAQPEAIEIVKATAKAKNSSLYLLGEQFHEHALQVAENEQSFRFEGLFRSIEPLAISLNGAHQRTNAAVAVMTLEIMRQYYALILEDDDLREGLRAAAWPGRLEMVGSSPRLLIDGAHNPEGAQVLAEALKGTYRYERLHLMMGMLANKNHRDTLRHILPLVDTLVVTEPDFRKALPAQQLAELASEVRDSIGRSFELIVEPNWKQALERLQSLAGADDLAVVTGTLYLIADVRSHLLYNKDSEKGW from the coding sequence ATGATGGAACAACAGCAGCATGCGGCAGAAGCAACGGCGCCGCTGGCCACGTACGAGCAAGCGAGAGATTGGATCGAAGGGCTGGTCGCCTTCGGCATCCGTCCGGGCATGGAGCGCATCGAGAAGCTGATGGAGCTGACCGGGCATCCGGAACGCCGGCTCAAATTCATCCATATTGCCGGCACGAACGGCAAAGGCTCCGTCTGCGCCTATTTGACCAGCGTCTTGCTTCGCTGCGGCTATGATGTGGGGACATATACGTCCCCTTATATCACGAAGTTTACGAACCGGTTTCAATATAACGGGGCGGATATCCCCGAAGAGACGCTGCTCCAGCTGGCCAACCGGCTGAAGCCGCTCGTGGAGCAAATCGCGGCGACGGAGCTCGGCTCGCCGTCGATGTTCGAAGTGTCTACCGCGCTAGCGATTCTTTATTACGGCACGGTAGCTTACCCGGACTTCGTCGTATGGGAAACGGGGCTCGGCGGCCGTCTGGACGTGACAAACATCGTGACGCCGCTCGTTTCGGTCATAACGAATGTCGGACATGACCATATGGATATTCTCGGCGACACGATCGAGGCGGTCACGACGGAGAAAGCCGGCATTATTAAAGCCGGCGTACCGGTCGTCAGCGCGGTCGCGCAGCCAGAGGCAATCGAGATTGTCAAGGCTACGGCGAAAGCGAAGAACAGCTCCCTCTACTTGCTAGGCGAGCAATTTCACGAGCACGCGCTCCAGGTGGCGGAGAACGAGCAATCCTTCCGTTTCGAAGGCTTGTTCCGTTCGATCGAGCCGCTGGCCATTTCGCTGAACGGCGCTCATCAGCGGACGAACGCCGCCGTTGCGGTCATGACGCTCGAGATCATGCGGCAATATTACGCGCTGATTTTGGAAGACGACGACTTGCGGGAAGGGCTGCGCGCGGCTGCATGGCCGGGGCGGCTGGAAATGGTCGGCAGCTCGCCGCGCCTTCTGATTGACGGCGCCCATAACCCGGAAGGGGCTCAGGTGCTGGCGGAAGCGCTGAAAGGAACGTACCGGTACGAGCGGCTTCATCTCATGATGGGGATGCTCGCGAACAAGAATCATCGTGACACGTTGCGGCATATACTACCTCTAGTGGATACGCTTGTCGTGACCGAGCCGGATTTCCGCAAGGCTCTGCCTGCTCAACAGCTGGCAGAACTCGCGTCGGAGGTCCGCGATTCTATCGGCCGATCCTTCGAGCTCATCGTGGAACCGAACTGGAAGCAGGCGCTTGAGCGGCTGCAATCGCTCGCCGGCGCGGATGATTTAGCGGTCGTTACCGGAACGCTCTACTTAATAGCCGATGTCCGCTCCCATTTGCTCTATAATAAGGATTCTGAAAAAGGTTGGTGA
- the radC gene encoding RadC family protein, which produces MEAQPNMLKDIPAIDRPRERMLAVGAEALSHAELLAILIRTGTKRESAVLLASRLLKECGSLRGLVDMSVAEMTKIRGIGAAKAVQLRAGIELGRRIARSERVELPVIRRPEDAANLVMEELRYLKQEHFVCLFLNTKNQVILKETLSIGTLNATLVHPREVFRAAIKCSSASLICVHNHPSGDPTPSAEDVALTHRLMEAGELVGIDVLDHLVIGDNRFISLKEQGHL; this is translated from the coding sequence ATGGAAGCACAGCCTAATATGTTGAAGGATATCCCCGCGATAGACCGTCCGCGAGAGCGGATGCTGGCCGTCGGAGCCGAGGCGCTCAGCCATGCGGAGTTATTGGCGATCTTAATCCGGACCGGCACGAAACGAGAATCGGCTGTGCTGTTAGCCTCCCGTCTGTTGAAGGAGTGCGGCAGCCTGCGAGGGCTCGTCGACATGAGCGTCGCGGAGATGACGAAGATCCGCGGAATCGGCGCCGCGAAGGCCGTTCAGCTGCGGGCCGGCATCGAGCTCGGCAGGCGCATCGCCCGAAGCGAGCGCGTCGAGCTGCCCGTAATCCGCAGGCCGGAAGACGCCGCCAATCTCGTGATGGAAGAGCTTCGCTATTTAAAGCAAGAGCATTTTGTCTGTTTGTTTTTAAATACAAAGAATCAGGTTATTTTAAAAGAAACGTTGTCGATCGGAACATTGAACGCGACGCTTGTGCATCCCCGGGAAGTATTCCGGGCTGCGATAAAATGCAGCAGCGCGTCGCTGATCTGCGTACATAATCACCCAAGCGGCGACCCGACGCCGAGTGCGGAGGATGTTGCGCTTACCCATCGGCTGATGGAAGCCGGAGAGCTCGTCGGCATTGATGTGCTGGATCATTTGGTAATAGGTGACAATCGCTTTATTAGTTTGAAGGAGCAAGGCCACCTGTAA
- a CDS encoding Maf family protein encodes MGAPLHTHSSNVSRLVLASSSPRRRELVAALDLSLPVLILSSDTDESTPPDWQPAQIVEQLGLRKARASADLLQDEQSASSLVIGADTIVVLDGVVLGKPKDRDDAIRMLTGLQGREHEVYTGVACVNTSTGRELVRHRMTKVKMKPLDRATIERYVDSGEPNDKAGSYGIQGLGATLVERIDGCYFNVVGLPLSLLSDMLAEFDILVI; translated from the coding sequence ATGGGAGCACCCCTTCATACACATTCATCGAACGTGAGCCGGCTCGTGCTGGCTTCTTCATCTCCTCGCCGGCGGGAATTGGTCGCAGCACTCGACCTTTCCTTGCCGGTTCTCATTTTGTCAAGCGACACGGATGAGAGCACGCCGCCGGATTGGCAGCCTGCCCAAATCGTCGAGCAGCTCGGATTGCGCAAAGCGCGTGCTTCCGCTGACTTGCTGCAGGACGAGCAGTCGGCGAGCTCCCTCGTTATCGGAGCCGATACGATCGTCGTGTTAGACGGCGTCGTGCTGGGCAAGCCGAAGGACAGGGACGATGCGATCCGCATGCTGACCGGGCTTCAAGGACGGGAGCATGAAGTGTACACGGGCGTAGCATGCGTGAATACATCCACAGGCCGCGAGCTTGTCCGCCACCGCATGACGAAGGTGAAGATGAAGCCGCTTGATCGCGCGACGATCGAACGCTACGTCGATTCCGGCGAGCCGAATGATAAAGCCGGAAGCTACGGCATCCAAGGTCTTGGCGCTACGCTGGTGGAACGCATTGACGGCTGCTATTTCAACGTCGTAGGGCTGCCGCTTTCTCTCTTATCGGACATGCTTGCCGAATTTGACATCCTAGTTATCTAA
- a CDS encoding SPOR domain-containing protein yields the protein MSTKGRITYRFDKQSGARLEPKKEENKPASQVVPYFQEELKFTSEIGPWNSPFQNDAHALEQLIREADGQTTKNAREAAPAETGRRKAADPIDLHPEEFEQPDAILLGDEYEYEYEKEYEATPKRIQAGPKVIDMYPLLDPELDERERRKMDGADRASIGSYMTGVSHRPSKGPSWFKVFASVTGAIATGALFGYFVLALFTSGGGQANTDSTSNQPGTTVSGAITDGTDKTKDDAASPDAPAGQTEGSTDGTANKGGTTNDGASQAEMIQVDIPASSYYMLQYGVFSNKEGLDAAVNELGDKGLAAASLTTADDYRVYVGMSADKDQATLLGQLLDNMDVYVKQIDLPAVSSISFKGEASAVESFFQQTSELIGKLDGLTIDRLSAGGGAKDDGEWKELHQQWISAASAMEAGLTDKVSKSTLQRLTQTINSVAVAADEYAKKPSDAYLWSMQSSLMKAVFAEKAWFESMDAL from the coding sequence ATGAGTACTAAAGGTCGAATCACGTACCGTTTCGATAAACAAAGCGGAGCCCGCCTGGAGCCGAAGAAAGAAGAGAATAAACCGGCATCGCAGGTCGTCCCTTATTTTCAAGAGGAGCTTAAATTCACGTCGGAAATCGGCCCATGGAACAGCCCTTTTCAAAATGACGCCCATGCGCTGGAGCAGCTCATTCGCGAAGCGGACGGGCAAACGACGAAAAACGCGAGAGAAGCTGCCCCTGCCGAGACAGGCAGACGCAAAGCCGCTGATCCGATAGATTTGCATCCGGAAGAGTTCGAACAGCCTGATGCTATCCTGCTTGGCGATGAATACGAATACGAATACGAAAAAGAGTACGAGGCGACGCCTAAACGGATTCAAGCGGGGCCGAAGGTCATCGATATGTACCCGCTGCTGGATCCGGAATTGGACGAGCGCGAGCGGCGAAAAATGGATGGGGCTGACCGTGCATCGATCGGCAGCTATATGACCGGGGTCAGCCACCGGCCGTCCAAGGGTCCTTCCTGGTTCAAAGTGTTCGCGTCCGTTACAGGCGCCATTGCGACGGGCGCTCTGTTCGGCTATTTCGTGCTCGCCCTGTTCACCAGCGGCGGCGGTCAGGCTAATACAGATTCAACCTCGAATCAACCGGGTACAACTGTAAGTGGCGCCATTACGGACGGCACCGATAAGACCAAAGACGACGCAGCTTCTCCGGATGCCCCGGCGGGACAAACGGAAGGCAGTACGGATGGCACGGCAAACAAAGGCGGCACGACGAATGACGGCGCTTCTCAAGCCGAGATGATTCAGGTCGATATTCCGGCAAGCTCCTACTATATGCTCCAATATGGCGTATTCAGCAATAAAGAGGGATTGGACGCCGCGGTGAATGAGCTTGGCGACAAAGGACTTGCCGCCGCTTCGTTGACGACGGCTGACGATTATCGCGTCTACGTGGGCATGTCGGCAGACAAGGATCAGGCGACGCTGCTCGGCCAGCTGCTGGACAATATGGACGTATACGTGAAGCAAATCGACCTTCCGGCTGTAAGCTCGATTTCGTTTAAAGGAGAGGCTTCTGCCGTGGAGTCCTTCTTCCAGCAAACAAGCGAATTGATCGGGAAGCTGGACGGGCTGACGATCGACCGGCTGAGCGCGGGCGGCGGAGCGAAGGATGACGGCGAATGGAAAGAGCTGCATCAGCAATGGATTTCGGCGGCGTCGGCAATGGAAGCGGGCTTGACGGACAAGGTGAGCAAATCGACGCTGCAGCGATTGACGCAAACGATCAACTCGGTGGCCGTGGCTGCCGACGAATATGCGAAGAAGCCGTCCGACGCTTATTTGTGGTCGATGCAGTCGTCGCTCATGAAGGCGGTATTCGCCGAGAAAGCCTGGTTTGAATCGATGGATGCATTGTAA
- a CDS encoding DUF4321 domain-containing protein yields MKKNIWVLLLFILIGLLTGALVSRWLSQVPGLSFLTKTSPVVWSPAADLLVLSYAFTLKIEISLLSIIGLIIAIWLYRKL; encoded by the coding sequence ATGAAGAAAAACATCTGGGTTTTGCTGCTTTTCATTCTAATCGGACTGCTTACTGGCGCGTTGGTGTCACGTTGGCTGTCACAGGTGCCTGGTCTTTCATTTCTGACGAAAACATCGCCTGTCGTTTGGTCGCCGGCTGCGGATTTGCTCGTGCTCAGCTACGCTTTTACGCTGAAGATCGAGATAAGCCTGCTCAGCATAATCGGATTGATCATTGCGATTTGGCTTTACCGTAAACTTTAG